In a genomic window of Melanotaenia boesemani isolate fMelBoe1 chromosome 1, fMelBoe1.pri, whole genome shotgun sequence:
- the znf414 gene encoding zinc finger protein 414 isoform X2, translating into METEGSKGCRVRGTAVRGSTPRPALCKATLRTMRSQLSLFLVLRCSTSGCSGSFPNMQKLMEHTRQHHKPNIYFQCESCRTKLRSYRNLLGHLHTCSKVPRGRPKAAEATPPFPVTPNTNPKAMDQPPPQLESVSSPQQVPFQIANPNGSLPGAVPQPGSSEPPVLGPPILALQEPSPPKLTPPQLAEAASQALVRMEASKTPPTINPAAPEVPDNKSQFQTQSRSAEAAPPAAGAAASSPPGPSAVWKKNQGTACSRRVLWEHTRGRYTCIQCGHTVTNRKDMTQHIKGQHSGSKAAEATGSSAGSS; encoded by the exons ATGGAAACGGAG GGATCCAAAGGATGCCGTGTCCGTGGTACGGCTGTAAGAGGATCTACACCGAGACCGGCGCTCTGCAAAGCCACATTAAGGACCATGAGATCCCAGCTCAGTCTGTTCCTG GTGTTGCGGTGCTCCACCAGCGGCTGCAGTGGTTCCTTCCCCAACATGCAGAAGCTCATGGAGCATACGAGGCAGCACCACAAGCCAAACATCTACTTCCA GTGTGAGAGCTGCCGTACCAAGCTGCGGTCCTATCGGAACCTTCTGGGACACCTTCATACCTGTTCCAAAGTGCCACGAGGCAGACCAAAAGCAGCTGAAGCAACACCCCCATTTCCTGTAACTCCAAATACAAACCCCAAGGCTATGGACCAGCCCCCCCCCCAGCTGGAATCAGTGTCTTCACCCCAGCAAGTCCCATTTCAGATTGCAAACCCAAATGGATCCCTTCCCGGTGCTGTTCCACAGCCAGGTTCTTCAGAACCCCCTGTTCTTGGTCCCCCTATTTTGGCTCTCCAGGAGCCATCCCCTCCCAAGCTTACACCCCCGCAGCTCGCTGAAGCAGCTTCTCAGGCTCTGGTCAGGATGGAAGCCTCTAAAACCCCTCCCACTATAAACCCCGCTGCTCCTGAGGTTCCTGACAACAAGAGTCAGTTCCAGACACAGAGCAGGTCTGCCGAGGCCGCCCCCCCTGCTGCAGGAGCAGCGGCCTCCTCTCCTCCAGGGCCTTCAGCGGTCTGGAAGAAGAATCAAG GCACGGCGTGCAGCAGACGTGTCCTTTGGGAGCACACCAGAGGGCGGTACACCTGCATACAGTGTGGCCACACGGTAACCAACCGCAAGGACATGACCCAGCACATCAAGGGCCAGCACAGCGGCAGCAAGGCTGCAGAAGCCACCGGAAGCTCTGCCGGCAGCTCGTAG
- the znf414 gene encoding zinc finger protein 414 isoform X1 — protein MSAGTTVLQTPENGNGGIQRMPCPWYGCKRIYTETGALQSHIKDHEIPAQSVPGKVLRCSTSGCSGSFPNMQKLMEHTRQHHKPNIYFQCESCRTKLRSYRNLLGHLHTCSKVPRGRPKAAEATPPFPVTPNTNPKAMDQPPPQLESVSSPQQVPFQIANPNGSLPGAVPQPGSSEPPVLGPPILALQEPSPPKLTPPQLAEAASQALVRMEASKTPPTINPAAPEVPDNKSQFQTQSRSAEAAPPAAGAAASSPPGPSAVWKKNQGTACSRRVLWEHTRGRYTCIQCGHTVTNRKDMTQHIKGQHSGSKAAEATGSSAGSS, from the exons ATGTCTGCAGGCACCACCGTCTTACAAACACCTGAAAATGGAAACGGAG GGATCCAAAGGATGCCGTGTCCGTGGTACGGCTGTAAGAGGATCTACACCGAGACCGGCGCTCTGCAAAGCCACATTAAGGACCATGAGATCCCAGCTCAGTCTGTTCCTG GTAAGGTGTTGCGGTGCTCCACCAGCGGCTGCAGTGGTTCCTTCCCCAACATGCAGAAGCTCATGGAGCATACGAGGCAGCACCACAAGCCAAACATCTACTTCCA GTGTGAGAGCTGCCGTACCAAGCTGCGGTCCTATCGGAACCTTCTGGGACACCTTCATACCTGTTCCAAAGTGCCACGAGGCAGACCAAAAGCAGCTGAAGCAACACCCCCATTTCCTGTAACTCCAAATACAAACCCCAAGGCTATGGACCAGCCCCCCCCCCAGCTGGAATCAGTGTCTTCACCCCAGCAAGTCCCATTTCAGATTGCAAACCCAAATGGATCCCTTCCCGGTGCTGTTCCACAGCCAGGTTCTTCAGAACCCCCTGTTCTTGGTCCCCCTATTTTGGCTCTCCAGGAGCCATCCCCTCCCAAGCTTACACCCCCGCAGCTCGCTGAAGCAGCTTCTCAGGCTCTGGTCAGGATGGAAGCCTCTAAAACCCCTCCCACTATAAACCCCGCTGCTCCTGAGGTTCCTGACAACAAGAGTCAGTTCCAGACACAGAGCAGGTCTGCCGAGGCCGCCCCCCCTGCTGCAGGAGCAGCGGCCTCCTCTCCTCCAGGGCCTTCAGCGGTCTGGAAGAAGAATCAAG GCACGGCGTGCAGCAGACGTGTCCTTTGGGAGCACACCAGAGGGCGGTACACCTGCATACAGTGTGGCCACACGGTAACCAACCGCAAGGACATGACCCAGCACATCAAGGGCCAGCACAGCGGCAGCAAGGCTGCAGAAGCCACCGGAAGCTCTGCCGGCAGCTCGTAG